The stretch of DNA CCAGGTGAGCAGGGGCtgcgggagaggaggaggagggagggtggtgAGCACCTGGGCTCTCTGCAGTGCACGGCCCTGggcagctctcccctccctgaaCACGGCACCAGCACACCCACCATCCCCCAGTGCCCACAGAGTCCCTCCACACTGGCTCCCCTCAAAATTAAAACCGTATTCTGGCTTCAAGGCTTCAGTCCCATCCCAGGAAGGCTGAGCTGCCCTCTGCGCAGGTCCCACAGagccagagctgggctgtgcaccTCCTGCTTGGGGACAGCGTTATTTTGTTGTGCTAAGAGGGGAAGGGTCGTTAGCAGCAGTGCATGACCCCAGAGCCACACAGCACTGGGAACACCATGCCCCCATGCCCCACACCTTGCAGGATGCATGACGGGAAGGCAGACAGAGCTGGTCGGCTCGTAGCTGTGCCGGGAGCGGATGGCCAAGCTGCCTGACCTGTCTGCTCCAAGAGCATCACCTGGAGAGGATGGAAGGGGACCTCGGCTGCAGGTGCTGAGCAGCTGCACCCAGCCCCTGGCTCAGAGCCTCCCCACGGGACAGTGGGCGCACCCATATCCCACCCACCCTCTGGTATggcagcaacatgctctgcaatCCCCCTGCCAGCTCTCCAcaaggcaggcagcactgccagctcagGGCCAGCCATTCTGCCTGTCTCTGCCATGAGCTGGGCTGGGCACTGACGCCAGTGAGGCTGCCGGAGGGACGGGGAATCTCCGGGGCAGCGGGCTCTGCCTGTCCTTGCCAGCTGTGGCTTGCCTGAAGGCTAAGCAAAGGGTTAACCTCTGCCATTGGAGCTGCCCCTGCTCTTGAGCCAAAACCTCTGCAGCAGGTTGAGGTCCGGCAGCTCTGGTGCCGGGGCCATTCCCGCTGTCCAGGGGCAGCCTGCAGGATGACCAGCCATGCCTCATGCAGGGCAATGGAGAAGTGGCTTGGGCAGCTGCCCCACGTCCCTGCCCCGGTGCCCATGGGTCAGGGCTCTGCGGGGTGCCCGCCGCCTGTGGCACCCACCCACCgcccacccaccccagccccgctgtACTTACGGCCGCCGCACTGCCGGCCGCCCCGCCAGTCTGGGGCCGTCTCTGCCCAGCAGCTCCGGCCCCGTGGCAGGTACTCGCCGCCGGCCTTGGGGAGGGCCCCCACCTGGGGCCCGTAATAGACGCCTGGGGAGCTCAGTCCGTTAAATCCGCCTGCGTGGGGGTAGCCAGGGAGGAGGCTGCTGTTCGGTGTCGCCGCAGGCCGGCTGAGGATGTCAGAGATGCCGTGGGGTGTGCCGGCAGCCAGCTGGGCACCAAGCCCGGGGGGGCCCAGCTTGTAGAAGGAGCTCTGCACTGAGTACTGGCAGACGGGCGCCTTGGCCTCGGGGAAGGGGCCCAGCGAGGGGCCGTTGAGCAGGAAGGTGCCTGGCAGGTTGGCATCCATGGCTCCGGCACCGAGGTGGCCCTCAGAGCCCGGCTTCCCAGGGGTGCAACGGCCAGCCCATCCCCACCAGCCTGGGGGCTACTGGGCCCCGGCGTCCACCCTGGCCAGCAGGCACCTGGGTGGCCCTAGGACCCTGGCAGGCTGGCCAGGGGGCCACGTCCTGGGCAGGTAGGGGGCCACGGGCAAGGCCAGGGCAAGCGTCCCTGGCTGACCCTGCCGAGGTGGCACCAGCACCGGACACTCAACTTGGGCTTGGGAAGAGCCAACATTTATTTCTCTGATAAAGCTGAGGCTCATTAGAATACAGGGCCCCCATTGGCCGGGCGGCTGCAGGTGGCGCTCCCATTGGCCGGGTCTCCGCGGCCTCGGCTGCCATTGGCTGCGCCGCAGGGCCAGCCCGGGATTGGCCCGGCCCAGACAAATTGCGCTTTGAAagccggcggcggggggacgCGGCGGGCGTGGGGCGAGGTGGGCGCTGGACAGCGCTGggcgggatgggatgggatgggatgggatgggatgggatgggatgggatgggatgcgGGGACGGGGCGACGCacagcgcggccgggccgggccgcggcgggacACGGGGCCGGGACGCGACGCGACGCGACGCGACACGACGCGGCGTGCGCCGCGGGCGCTGAACAGCGCCGGCCGGGGCTTTCGGCGGGGCCCCACCAGTAGGGCACAGCAGCGCCGCTGCCCCCGGTGCGGCTGGGAGACCCCCACGCTGATGCCCCACGCATCCGGTGGCACCGGCCGGGCAGCCACTTCCCCGCCCGTCCAGGGAGAGGCTGCTGTCGGATCAGCCCCGAGACCTGCTCGGGGGTGCGCACGTTTCTGCACCTTTTGGCCTCCCCCATGAACGGCTGAGCACAAACAGCTGCCAGCCCCCACGACTGCCCCTGCCCTCCTGGCAACCGGGTAGGGGCAGAGGGGAACCCCACCTGGCCATGCACCCTGGAGTCTCAGTCTTCCCTGCGCCCATGGAAAAGCAGAGACGAGACACGGTCAGTGTTGGTTTCTTTATTAACTTATAGTCTGATAGCTGGTGTACAGGGAAATGATCTATACATCAGGGGCTAAGACAGGGAGATCCAAAAGGCTTGTTTccataacaattaaaaaaaggaaataaaagtaattttttaaaacttctaaaAAGCTTCTAGTGTGCAGACTGCAGCATTCTCTAGGCTCAATGTTGGGTGCAGCCTCCCCCTACCAGCCCTACGAGCAATCTGAGCGCAAAGCAATGTCACTGCAGGTGCCTGGCACGGTTGCAGCACAGCACATTCCCTAAGGTGTATACAAGGCCAAAGCACAGGACCCACACACAACTCTACAGTGATGCTACGGAGTCAGCTGTCGCAGTGGGTCTAGGGAGGTTATTGTACACAGCAAGGGTGATGGATGGAGAGTCTGTGACTATATggctttggggtggggtggggaaggggttgCTTTGCTCTCCAAGGCTAAGCTGGGTCATTTGCTTCGCTGCAGCTAGGCTTCTTCCAACTGCAGGGGAGTCAGGGGCTTTCCCGGCAGATGCGTACCCACTGCGAGACAGGGCTGCCCTGCCAGGGCCACCAGCCTGAAGCTGCAGGTGGGCTCGTTCTGCACGTGGCCACAGAAAGCAAACTCAGGCCCTGCAAAACAGGTCCATGGCCACCTCCAGGAGAAAGAGCAGGGGCTCCCCACACCACTGTGCTACAAAGACCAAGCCCCCATGTTGGTTAGTTAAAGGACAGAGTCGGGGACATGGGACCTACTGCCACTACCTGCATCTGGCCCTCCTGGGGTCAAGTACTGTAGCAGATTCAACCTACCACACACCTCAGAGTTgcctgggcagctctgcccatgacTGCTCTCCTGCTAGGGCAgctggccccggggctgccctAGCTCCCAGGGTGACTGCTTGGTCCAGGCTGCTACAGCAGGGCATTTCACCTGGCCAAAGTGCAGCCACTGGGGGAGCAGCCCCCCATGTCTCTGGGGTTGGTCCTGGGAGGGTCAGCATCCACGGGGTCTATGGGCTATGCTCATTTGTGCCCTCGCAGGGAGGCCAGGGGACCCTGCAAAGCCCTTGCATGGCATGCGTAGTGCAgggctgctggctcctgccagctgTTGGCTCATCTCCTGAGCAGATATTGTGCTGAGTAGAACTAGGCACAACCCCACGTGTGGCACAAGCATCCCCTGTCTCATTACATTGTCCCTGGGCCTCAAGCACCTCAGCGCAGGCCTACAGCTTCACCCCAGCTGGAGCCAACACAAACTGGGGCTTGCACCATGGACAGGCCCATGGGACTGCACCTGTGGGCCCCTCTCTTCAGGCCAGGAAGGGACCAGGCTCAGCTGgaggggcacagggcaggggcaGTCTGCTGCTCTTTTACTCCTATAGCTTCCCAGCTCCATTCATCAGAGCTGCCCACGTACTCCAAAGGTTTTGCCTGTCTGACAGCCTGAAGAGGTATTTGGGAGTGGAGCTGTTAGTGCTTTGTACATACTGCTAGAGTGTCCCTAGGGGTTTGCATAGTATTTATTGGTTCATATACACAAGGCTGATTGCTGTACAGTTTACACTTTCAACACAAGCAATGAGCTCAGTGCTCAGCCCAgagccctgccctggtgggagACGTTGCAcgtgctggggagaggaagggcagcCCTGCACCAGCCCCTCTACCCAGGGCAGTTGTGCTCCCTGCAACCCTCATCTCACACACCCCCTGGCAACTGCTGCCCGCCCCATAAACCAACACTCACTGAGAGGGATGAGAAGCGAGTCCAGCAGAGGCAGCACAGGCGATGGGGGGGTCGAGCCGCTCTCCTTCCATGGTGAGCAGTGCCGTGCTGCCCCAGCTTCCCTCTTGCAGCTGGAGCACGGGTGCAGGGATGCATTTACACACGCGAACGCGCAAGGGTGGAGTCTCCTTCCCACTGCCAGTCCTACTCTTGCCTCCCAGAGGAACTGAGAGGATGCCCCTGGTGCGTGCTGCTGTCTCTGGGCTCctggcagcagcggggcagggacGGAGGCCCCTCCGTCAGTTTTAAGTACTGTAGCTCATGCGTCTTGCAGTCAGTCAGTCATGCGGATAGGACGGTAAGTATGTCTCATACAGAAATCATGCCATTAACCTATAGAAACATGtacagccagccctgctcccctccactctctgctttcctctcttctcttctcagGTATGTGTCAGAACGTGTGTGGAGTTCAGTGGTTTGGTGTTGAGGTGAGATCCTGGAGAGACACAGACAGAGATGGGGTTACCAGGCATTCATGGTGGTACAGCCAGGAGAAAGGGTGGGGGCAGCCAGGTACGTGGCAGTCCCAGCCCCTTCTGCACCCTATGCTTGTCCCACACGCACCCATCCTGCCCAGCTACCACAAGACAAGTTTTAGGGGGGTGTcagagagacagggacagggcaccAGTAAGTGCCCTGCCTGGAACCGGCAGCAATGGCATAGATGGTATTGGTAGTGCTgtcccagctgcagagagcagcaacaAGCGGGACCTGAGCTGCACCAAAGGCAATGTGGCactgggaaggagctgggagggCTGCTTGTAGGCTCTGCGATAGAGGAGGCCAGCCTTGAGCCCCCAGCCTCAACTAGGGTGACCGACTGCACCTCACTCTCACAGCAGTGGGTAAACCCCATACATTCCTAATGCACACCCTGGGCCACTTTCGCATGCTACAGAATACAGCaggagcaaagcagcaggagcacTGCCCCAGAGACAGGTAGACCCAGGGACTGTCTGGGGAGTGGGGCAGGCAGTAGATGTGGGGACACGGTCTGCATGAACATGTGTCCACAAGCACAAGCCTCTTGACTGTCATGCACCCACAGAGAGCCCACTAACAcagtggagagaggagggagaagaaggacagacagacacagcCATGCATGTACAGCAGAGGCCAGAGGACCAACAGCCCCTGCTTGGCAGCCTCCTCCCTGGCTCAGGCAGTGcctggcagctggggagcatgCGTGCAGCACCTTCCCCCAAGTGCTgcactgccagcacagcagcaagcATGCAGAGAGCAATGATGCAGCTGGGTCCAAGTGTGCTGTGCCTAGCACCCTGCCTTGAGCCTGGTCTAGTCCCACCCaacagggaagggagggggagcagggaacGCACAAGACTAGGGATGATTCAGTGCTCACACTGGGAATCAATGGAAGAAATGCCCTGGGCCAAAGACAGGTCCCCTGCCCTCAACCCCTACAAGAATCACGTTCCTGCACCCCGCCactcctgcatccctgctgccctTATGTCCACCAGCAGCATCCTGCCATGGCCTGCACCCCCTTTCCTGTCCACAGGAGCTTCAGCAGACCTCACTGCCGCCCTCTCGTGCTACGATGCGTAGCTGGCAGTGGCAGCCGCTTGCATCTCCCAGCAGGAGTGCTGCGAGCACAGGCAGCAGGCCATAGCCCAGCAGAACTGTGACGCTCCTCATCTGGCCCACGGCTCTGCCGGTGCCTGGCTGCACCCcatgggaagggaaggcaggggcaCCAGGCTCCAAGGGCTGGTCTCATCTGCCACAAGGCTGCACAGTTAGTGCTCGTGGATGAAGGGGACAAGTCTACTCAGACCCCATGCAAATGTTATCTACTCCTTGGAGTGGTTTTGGACAAAGACCATCCCTCTGCTGTAGCCCAGCATAACCAGGAGTAACAACCCTGTGGCCCTGTCACTGGGGACCATTACCCTGAGTACCCAGGACGCTGTTGaccgcagcagcagctcctggtgctgtggctgcagcagagTGCTGAACGCAGAGGCTGACCCAGCACCAGCACCTGACTGGAGcattgctgcagagcagggcaccCCGTGCCCATTGCACCCAGGCCCTGGCCCAGGA from Aptenodytes patagonicus chromosome 24, bAptPat1.pri.cur, whole genome shotgun sequence encodes:
- the NKX6-3 gene encoding homeobox protein Nkx-6.3, producing MDANLPGTFLLNGPSLGPFPEAKAPVCQYSVQSSFYKLGPPGLGAQLAAGTPHGISDILSRPAATPNSSLLPGYPHAGGFNGLSSPGVYYGPQVGALPKAGGEYLPRGRSCWAETAPDWRGGRQCGGPPAHLADSIHKKKHTRPTFTGHQIFALEKTFEQTKYLAGPERARLAYSLGMTESQVKVWFQNRRTKWRKKSALEPSSSSQRVGGSGGERAASETEDDEYNKPLDPDSDDEKIRLLLRKHRAAFSVLGLGTHSG